A window from Rana temporaria chromosome 8, aRanTem1.1, whole genome shotgun sequence encodes these proteins:
- the LOC120909851 gene encoding zinc finger protein 260-like isoform X3: MTEKRPPLTSPDGSSNGNTPERSPSPSYSMDSTQEDQEIPQDEQNFGLVVVKVEEDEETYMMGEDPFKEEDEIPPEVGTADESDDINTPDRCPSPRNSQDLTPEHPSTPHSSDQEDTLIKVEVKEEEDDEEASVSDDEPSKGEEISPETSTGGEASSSFDSTSDQRAQTQPYSCSECAKCFSRRAYLIRHLRTHTGEKPYSCSECGRCFAQSQDLIAHRRTHTGEKPYPCSKCGKRFAIKSTLARHKKVHTGDKPYSCSECGRHFREKWNLLIHERTHAPSKPFSCSKCGESFNRRANFISHRRSHAGAGTHSCPECGRSFYFKSRLVAHQRTHLREKPYKCSKCGKCFNWKTTLLKHAKVHSEEKSNSEGETSVTQKPSTDKQQQSQSAEMRFSCSDCGKRFPFKSRLVAHQRAHTGETPYSCLRCGKRFCWRSGLVKHVKVHAGEKLDPEQELALTQRKSSRDGKPLSCSECGKCFSAKSRLRVHQRSHTGEKPYPCSECGKCFSAKSRLVLHQRAHTGEKPYACMECGKCYVDKYLLQRHQKSHVVVKPFSCSQCGKRFLQKSTLVNHEKSHSGDKPYPCGECGKFFLIKERLIRHQMSHTGERPFPCPECGKCFMQKSDFVKHFRSHTGEKPFSCSECGKSFSRRDRLSRHRMIHTGERPYSCSECERSFIQKADFTKHQRSHTGEKPFACSECGKCFSLKPSLIKHERIHTGEKPYSCSECGKEFIDKITFSRHQKSHISEKPFPCSQCGKSFLWKSTLSKHQKTHAKVKS; the protein is encoded by the exons ATGACGGAGAAgcggccgcccctcacatcaccgg atggatccagtaacggGAATACCCCAGAGAGATCTCCCAGTCCTTCATATTCCATggactccacacaggaagatcaggaGATCCCTCAGGATGAGCAG AATTTTGGCCTGGTTGTGGTTAAAGTCGAAGAGGATGAAGAGACATATATGATGGGTGAAGATCCGTTCAAGGAGGAGGATGAAATCCCTCCAGAGGTCGGCACAG CAGACGAATCCGATGACATAAATACACCTGACAGATGTCCGAGTCCTCGGAATTCCCAGGATTTGACCCCAGAACATCCCAGCACTCCACACAGCAGTGATCAG GAAGATACTCTGATTAAAGTTGaagtgaaagaagaagaagatgatgaaGAGGCATCTGTTAGTGATGATGAGCCATCTAAGGGGGAAGAAATTTCTCCAGAGACCAGCACAG GGGGTGAAGCATCCTCATCTTTTGACTCCACCTCTGACCAAAGAGCTCAAACACAGCCATATTCTTGTTCTGAGTGTGCTAAATGTTTTTCTCGGAGAGCCTATCTAATTAGACACCTGAGGacccacacaggggagaagccgtattcctgttctgaatgTGGGAGATGCTTTGCCCAGAGTCAAGACCTTATCGCACACCGCAGAAcccacaccggggagaagccgtatCCATGTTCAAAGTGCGGAAAGCGTTTTGCCATTAAATCCACTCTTGCCAGGCATAAGAAAGTTCATACGGGAGACAAGCCGTATTCCTGCTCCGAGTGCGGAAGACACTTTAGAGAAAAATGGAATCTTCTTATCCACGAGAGGACTCATGCACCTAGTAAGCCATTTTCCTGTTCAAAATGTGGAGAATCTTTTAACCGGAGAGCAAACTTTATCTCACACCGAAGATCTCATGCAGGAGCGGGGacacattcctgtcctgagtgtgggagatctttttattttaaatcacGTCTTGTTGCACACCAGAGAACGCACTTGAGGGAGAAGCCATATAAATGTTCTAAGTGTGGGAAATGCTTTAATTGGAAAACAACTCTTCTCAAACATGCAAAAGTTCACTCGGAGGAGAAGTCGAATTCTGAAGGTGAGACATCTGTTACACAGAAACCATCTACTGATAAGCAGCAACAATCTCAATCGGCTGAGATGAGATTTTCATGTTCCGATTGCGGGAAGCGCTTTCCTTTTAAATCCCGACTTGTCGCTCATCAGAGGGCTCACACGGGGGAGACGCCGTATTCCTGTTTAAGATGCGGGAAAAGGTTTTGTTGGAGATCGGGGCTTGTCAAACATGTAAAAGTTCATGCTGGGGAGAAGCTGGATCCTGAACAAGAGTTGGCCCTTACACAGCGAAAATCTTCTAGAGATGGGAAGCCGTtatcctgttctgagtgtgggaagtgtttctCCGCTAAGTCTCGTCTGCgtgtacatcagagatctcacactggagagaaaccatatccttgttcagagtgcggtaAATGTTTCTCTGCTAAGTCACGCCTTGTTCTACATCAGAgagctcacacgggggagaagccatatgcaTGTATGGAATGCGGAAAGTGTTACGTAGATAAATATCTCCTTCAGCGACACCAAAAAAGCCACGTTGTTGTTAAACCCTTTTCATGTTCTCAGTGTGGGAAACGTTTCTTACAGAAATCCACTCTTGTCAATCACGAAAAATCTCACTCTGGGGACAAACCGTATCCCTGTGGGGAATGCGGAAAGTTTTTCCTTATAAAAGAAAGACTGATTAGACACCAGATGAGTCACACAGGGGAAAGACCGTTCCCATGTCCTGAATGCGGCAAGTGTTTTATGCAGAAATCTGATTTTGTTAAACATTttcgatctcacacaggggagaagccgttctCATGTTCTGAATGTGGAAAAAGTTTCTCTAGAAGAGACAGACTTAGCAGACACCGAATGATTCACACCGGGGAAAGGCCATACTCGTGTTCTGAATGCGAGAGAAGTTTTATACAGAAAGCTGATTTTACTAAACATCAGAGAtcccacacgggagagaagccgtttGCATGTTCGgaatgcggaaaatgtttttctttaaaaccCTCTCTGATCAAACATGAAAGaattcacactggggagaagccgtattcatgtTCCGAATGTGGAAAAGAATTTATTGACAAAATTACTTTTAGCAGACATCAAAAGAGCCACATAAGCGAAAAGCCTTTTCCATGTTCTCAATGTGGGAAAAGTTTTTTGTGGAAGTCGACTCTTTCCAAGCACCAAAAAACTCATGCAAAGGTGAAAtcgtag
- the LOC120909851 gene encoding zinc finger protein 345-like isoform X1 → MQCNLYKNVFQEQIIEWEYIEGHKHFFNDVMTEKRPPLTSPDGSSNGNTPERSPSPSYSMDSTQEDQEIPQDEQNFGLVVVKVEEDEETYMMGEDPFKEEDEIPPEVGTADESDDINTPDRCPSPRNSQDLTPEHPSTPHSSDQEDTLIKVEVKEEEDDEEASVSDDEPSKGEEISPETSTGGEASSSFDSTSDQRAQTQPYSCSECAKCFSRRAYLIRHLRTHTGEKPYSCSECGRCFAQSQDLIAHRRTHTGEKPYPCSKCGKRFAIKSTLARHKKVHTGDKPYSCSECGRHFREKWNLLIHERTHAPSKPFSCSKCGESFNRRANFISHRRSHAGAGTHSCPECGRSFYFKSRLVAHQRTHLREKPYKCSKCGKCFNWKTTLLKHAKVHSEEKSNSEGETSVTQKPSTDKQQQSQSAEMRFSCSDCGKRFPFKSRLVAHQRAHTGETPYSCLRCGKRFCWRSGLVKHVKVHAGEKLDPEQELALTQRKSSRDGKPLSCSECGKCFSAKSRLRVHQRSHTGEKPYPCSECGKCFSAKSRLVLHQRAHTGEKPYACMECGKCYVDKYLLQRHQKSHVVVKPFSCSQCGKRFLQKSTLVNHEKSHSGDKPYPCGECGKFFLIKERLIRHQMSHTGERPFPCPECGKCFMQKSDFVKHFRSHTGEKPFSCSECGKSFSRRDRLSRHRMIHTGERPYSCSECERSFIQKADFTKHQRSHTGEKPFACSECGKCFSLKPSLIKHERIHTGEKPYSCSECGKEFIDKITFSRHQKSHISEKPFPCSQCGKSFLWKSTLSKHQKTHAKVKS, encoded by the exons ATGCAATGTAACCTTTACAAAAATGTATTCCAAGAACAGATTATTgagtgggagtatatagaaggacaCAAGCATTTCTTCAATGACGTCATGACGGAGAAgcggccgcccctcacatcaccgg atggatccagtaacggGAATACCCCAGAGAGATCTCCCAGTCCTTCATATTCCATggactccacacaggaagatcaggaGATCCCTCAGGATGAGCAG AATTTTGGCCTGGTTGTGGTTAAAGTCGAAGAGGATGAAGAGACATATATGATGGGTGAAGATCCGTTCAAGGAGGAGGATGAAATCCCTCCAGAGGTCGGCACAG CAGACGAATCCGATGACATAAATACACCTGACAGATGTCCGAGTCCTCGGAATTCCCAGGATTTGACCCCAGAACATCCCAGCACTCCACACAGCAGTGATCAG GAAGATACTCTGATTAAAGTTGaagtgaaagaagaagaagatgatgaaGAGGCATCTGTTAGTGATGATGAGCCATCTAAGGGGGAAGAAATTTCTCCAGAGACCAGCACAG GGGGTGAAGCATCCTCATCTTTTGACTCCACCTCTGACCAAAGAGCTCAAACACAGCCATATTCTTGTTCTGAGTGTGCTAAATGTTTTTCTCGGAGAGCCTATCTAATTAGACACCTGAGGacccacacaggggagaagccgtattcctgttctgaatgTGGGAGATGCTTTGCCCAGAGTCAAGACCTTATCGCACACCGCAGAAcccacaccggggagaagccgtatCCATGTTCAAAGTGCGGAAAGCGTTTTGCCATTAAATCCACTCTTGCCAGGCATAAGAAAGTTCATACGGGAGACAAGCCGTATTCCTGCTCCGAGTGCGGAAGACACTTTAGAGAAAAATGGAATCTTCTTATCCACGAGAGGACTCATGCACCTAGTAAGCCATTTTCCTGTTCAAAATGTGGAGAATCTTTTAACCGGAGAGCAAACTTTATCTCACACCGAAGATCTCATGCAGGAGCGGGGacacattcctgtcctgagtgtgggagatctttttattttaaatcacGTCTTGTTGCACACCAGAGAACGCACTTGAGGGAGAAGCCATATAAATGTTCTAAGTGTGGGAAATGCTTTAATTGGAAAACAACTCTTCTCAAACATGCAAAAGTTCACTCGGAGGAGAAGTCGAATTCTGAAGGTGAGACATCTGTTACACAGAAACCATCTACTGATAAGCAGCAACAATCTCAATCGGCTGAGATGAGATTTTCATGTTCCGATTGCGGGAAGCGCTTTCCTTTTAAATCCCGACTTGTCGCTCATCAGAGGGCTCACACGGGGGAGACGCCGTATTCCTGTTTAAGATGCGGGAAAAGGTTTTGTTGGAGATCGGGGCTTGTCAAACATGTAAAAGTTCATGCTGGGGAGAAGCTGGATCCTGAACAAGAGTTGGCCCTTACACAGCGAAAATCTTCTAGAGATGGGAAGCCGTtatcctgttctgagtgtgggaagtgtttctCCGCTAAGTCTCGTCTGCgtgtacatcagagatctcacactggagagaaaccatatccttgttcagagtgcggtaAATGTTTCTCTGCTAAGTCACGCCTTGTTCTACATCAGAgagctcacacgggggagaagccatatgcaTGTATGGAATGCGGAAAGTGTTACGTAGATAAATATCTCCTTCAGCGACACCAAAAAAGCCACGTTGTTGTTAAACCCTTTTCATGTTCTCAGTGTGGGAAACGTTTCTTACAGAAATCCACTCTTGTCAATCACGAAAAATCTCACTCTGGGGACAAACCGTATCCCTGTGGGGAATGCGGAAAGTTTTTCCTTATAAAAGAAAGACTGATTAGACACCAGATGAGTCACACAGGGGAAAGACCGTTCCCATGTCCTGAATGCGGCAAGTGTTTTATGCAGAAATCTGATTTTGTTAAACATTttcgatctcacacaggggagaagccgttctCATGTTCTGAATGTGGAAAAAGTTTCTCTAGAAGAGACAGACTTAGCAGACACCGAATGATTCACACCGGGGAAAGGCCATACTCGTGTTCTGAATGCGAGAGAAGTTTTATACAGAAAGCTGATTTTACTAAACATCAGAGAtcccacacgggagagaagccgtttGCATGTTCGgaatgcggaaaatgtttttctttaaaaccCTCTCTGATCAAACATGAAAGaattcacactggggagaagccgtattcatgtTCCGAATGTGGAAAAGAATTTATTGACAAAATTACTTTTAGCAGACATCAAAAGAGCCACATAAGCGAAAAGCCTTTTCCATGTTCTCAATGTGGGAAAAGTTTTTTGTGGAAGTCGACTCTTTCCAAGCACCAAAAAACTCATGCAAAGGTGAAAtcgtag
- the LOC120909951 gene encoding zinc finger protein 41 homolog produces MEDEEETDGGDELCKEDEILPEISTDGRYRRYSTERALAISPDDEIEDYDVSSESSEEDLVTPTLHSRVDLSFDPSEQGKNCPSHSPPPSNHKRANGDGTFSCAECEKNFTVRAKLIKHQRTHSAEKPFSCSECSKSFRQKCLLRRHQTRHNSDQAVLMLRMREKFRPKIRYRPTSKNSHGREAIFMF; encoded by the exons ATGGAAGACGAAGAAGAGACAGAtgggggtgatgagctgtgtaagGAGGATGAAATCCttccagagatcagcacag ATGGACGCTACAGAAGGTATAGCACCGAGAGAGCACTTGCAATCTCTCCAGATGATGAAATAGAAGATTATGATGTCTCGTCTGAGTCTTCAGAAGAAGACCTTGTTACCCCAACCCTTCATTCAAGGGTAGATTTGTCATTTGATCCCTCTGAACAAGGCAAGAATTGTCCTAGCCACTCACCTCCTCCGAGCAACCATAAACGTGCTAATGGGGATGGAACCTTCTCATGTGCAGAGTGTGAGAAGAATTTTACAGTGAGAGCCAAGCTGATCAAACACCAGAGGACCCACTCAGCTGAAAAACCCTTCTCATGTTCTGAATGTAGCAAAAGTTTCAGGCAGAAATGCCTTCTTCGCAGACATCAAACAAGGCACAACAGTGACCAAGCCGTTCTCATGCTCCGAATGCGGGAAAAGTTTCGTCCAAAAATCAGATATCGTCCGACATCGAAGaactcacacgggagagaagccatttTCATGTTCTGA
- the LOC120909851 gene encoding zinc finger protein 260-like isoform X2 yields the protein MMASQSPLTSPDGSSNGNTPERSPSPSYSMDSTQEDQEIPQDEQNFGLVVVKVEEDEETYMMGEDPFKEEDEIPPEVGTADESDDINTPDRCPSPRNSQDLTPEHPSTPHSSDQEDTLIKVEVKEEEDDEEASVSDDEPSKGEEISPETSTGGEASSSFDSTSDQRAQTQPYSCSECAKCFSRRAYLIRHLRTHTGEKPYSCSECGRCFAQSQDLIAHRRTHTGEKPYPCSKCGKRFAIKSTLARHKKVHTGDKPYSCSECGRHFREKWNLLIHERTHAPSKPFSCSKCGESFNRRANFISHRRSHAGAGTHSCPECGRSFYFKSRLVAHQRTHLREKPYKCSKCGKCFNWKTTLLKHAKVHSEEKSNSEGETSVTQKPSTDKQQQSQSAEMRFSCSDCGKRFPFKSRLVAHQRAHTGETPYSCLRCGKRFCWRSGLVKHVKVHAGEKLDPEQELALTQRKSSRDGKPLSCSECGKCFSAKSRLRVHQRSHTGEKPYPCSECGKCFSAKSRLVLHQRAHTGEKPYACMECGKCYVDKYLLQRHQKSHVVVKPFSCSQCGKRFLQKSTLVNHEKSHSGDKPYPCGECGKFFLIKERLIRHQMSHTGERPFPCPECGKCFMQKSDFVKHFRSHTGEKPFSCSECGKSFSRRDRLSRHRMIHTGERPYSCSECERSFIQKADFTKHQRSHTGEKPFACSECGKCFSLKPSLIKHERIHTGEKPYSCSECGKEFIDKITFSRHQKSHISEKPFPCSQCGKSFLWKSTLSKHQKTHAKVKS from the exons ATGATGGCGAGCCAGTCGCCCCTCACAtctccgg atggatccagtaacggGAATACCCCAGAGAGATCTCCCAGTCCTTCATATTCCATggactccacacaggaagatcaggaGATCCCTCAGGATGAGCAG AATTTTGGCCTGGTTGTGGTTAAAGTCGAAGAGGATGAAGAGACATATATGATGGGTGAAGATCCGTTCAAGGAGGAGGATGAAATCCCTCCAGAGGTCGGCACAG CAGACGAATCCGATGACATAAATACACCTGACAGATGTCCGAGTCCTCGGAATTCCCAGGATTTGACCCCAGAACATCCCAGCACTCCACACAGCAGTGATCAG GAAGATACTCTGATTAAAGTTGaagtgaaagaagaagaagatgatgaaGAGGCATCTGTTAGTGATGATGAGCCATCTAAGGGGGAAGAAATTTCTCCAGAGACCAGCACAG GGGGTGAAGCATCCTCATCTTTTGACTCCACCTCTGACCAAAGAGCTCAAACACAGCCATATTCTTGTTCTGAGTGTGCTAAATGTTTTTCTCGGAGAGCCTATCTAATTAGACACCTGAGGacccacacaggggagaagccgtattcctgttctgaatgTGGGAGATGCTTTGCCCAGAGTCAAGACCTTATCGCACACCGCAGAAcccacaccggggagaagccgtatCCATGTTCAAAGTGCGGAAAGCGTTTTGCCATTAAATCCACTCTTGCCAGGCATAAGAAAGTTCATACGGGAGACAAGCCGTATTCCTGCTCCGAGTGCGGAAGACACTTTAGAGAAAAATGGAATCTTCTTATCCACGAGAGGACTCATGCACCTAGTAAGCCATTTTCCTGTTCAAAATGTGGAGAATCTTTTAACCGGAGAGCAAACTTTATCTCACACCGAAGATCTCATGCAGGAGCGGGGacacattcctgtcctgagtgtgggagatctttttattttaaatcacGTCTTGTTGCACACCAGAGAACGCACTTGAGGGAGAAGCCATATAAATGTTCTAAGTGTGGGAAATGCTTTAATTGGAAAACAACTCTTCTCAAACATGCAAAAGTTCACTCGGAGGAGAAGTCGAATTCTGAAGGTGAGACATCTGTTACACAGAAACCATCTACTGATAAGCAGCAACAATCTCAATCGGCTGAGATGAGATTTTCATGTTCCGATTGCGGGAAGCGCTTTCCTTTTAAATCCCGACTTGTCGCTCATCAGAGGGCTCACACGGGGGAGACGCCGTATTCCTGTTTAAGATGCGGGAAAAGGTTTTGTTGGAGATCGGGGCTTGTCAAACATGTAAAAGTTCATGCTGGGGAGAAGCTGGATCCTGAACAAGAGTTGGCCCTTACACAGCGAAAATCTTCTAGAGATGGGAAGCCGTtatcctgttctgagtgtgggaagtgtttctCCGCTAAGTCTCGTCTGCgtgtacatcagagatctcacactggagagaaaccatatccttgttcagagtgcggtaAATGTTTCTCTGCTAAGTCACGCCTTGTTCTACATCAGAgagctcacacgggggagaagccatatgcaTGTATGGAATGCGGAAAGTGTTACGTAGATAAATATCTCCTTCAGCGACACCAAAAAAGCCACGTTGTTGTTAAACCCTTTTCATGTTCTCAGTGTGGGAAACGTTTCTTACAGAAATCCACTCTTGTCAATCACGAAAAATCTCACTCTGGGGACAAACCGTATCCCTGTGGGGAATGCGGAAAGTTTTTCCTTATAAAAGAAAGACTGATTAGACACCAGATGAGTCACACAGGGGAAAGACCGTTCCCATGTCCTGAATGCGGCAAGTGTTTTATGCAGAAATCTGATTTTGTTAAACATTttcgatctcacacaggggagaagccgttctCATGTTCTGAATGTGGAAAAAGTTTCTCTAGAAGAGACAGACTTAGCAGACACCGAATGATTCACACCGGGGAAAGGCCATACTCGTGTTCTGAATGCGAGAGAAGTTTTATACAGAAAGCTGATTTTACTAAACATCAGAGAtcccacacgggagagaagccgtttGCATGTTCGgaatgcggaaaatgtttttctttaaaaccCTCTCTGATCAAACATGAAAGaattcacactggggagaagccgtattcatgtTCCGAATGTGGAAAAGAATTTATTGACAAAATTACTTTTAGCAGACATCAAAAGAGCCACATAAGCGAAAAGCCTTTTCCATGTTCTCAATGTGGGAAAAGTTTTTTGTGGAAGTCGACTCTTTCCAAGCACCAAAAAACTCATGCAAAGGTGAAAtcgtag